The genomic interval TTTACCAAAATACGTAAAATCCCAGCCTCACAGGTTTTACAAGAGCGCATTCGAATCCCGAATTTGAAGAAATATGCGCTCATAGTTACCTGTTTTTTTAAACATAAATTAAATTTGATTTAAGCAAGCTTACTGGTTTACTTAAACCCATTAAACAATCTATCGATTTGTAAAGTGCGGTATTCAAATATTTCTTTTACGCGTTTAGCAACAAAGAATCGTTGAATCAACGGTTCAAATATCCATCCCTTTGCTCTATATTCAACCAAATCGTGCATAATCGTACAGTTGTCTTTTGATTCGAATCTGTGTTCATGAATCCAGGTTTCATAAGGACCTTGAAGTTGTGTGTCGACAAACTGATAGGGAGGATTCC from Bacteroidota bacterium carries:
- a CDS encoding SRPBCC family protein, with translation MTHTHFLKSQIQINKPISEVFHFFSKAENLNLLTPPELNFKIVTPLPIVLTCGAVIDYRIQLSGFPFSWKTEITSWNPPYQFVDTQLQGPYETWIHEHRFESKDNCTIMHDLVEYRAKGWIFEPLIQRFFVAKRVKEIFEYRTLQIDRLFNGFK